A region of Sulfuricella denitrificans skB26 DNA encodes the following proteins:
- the nuoH gene encoding NADH-quinone oxidoreductase subunit NuoH, translated as MTLQGFFGFAWPLVYSMAKIVGIVAPLMLGLAYLTYAERKIIGYMQVRIGPNRVGPKGWLQPIADGLKLLMKEIVIPAGANKRIFLLAPVLAIGPALAAWAAVPFSPEMVLANIDASVLYIMAITSMGVYGIVLAGWASNSKYAFLGGMRAAAQIVSYEIAMGFALVGVLMAAQSLNLGEIVKAQQGGVLNWYWLPLFPLFIVYLISGLAELNRAPFDVVEGESEIIGFHVEYSGMAFAIFFLAEYANMILVATLTSLMFLGGWNPLFDFAPFNWIPGFFWLLAKVLFVLFLFLWFRATFPRYRYDQIMRLGWKVFIPVTLVWIVVVGAAMQTPFGYLFH; from the coding sequence ATGACGCTTCAAGGATTCTTCGGCTTTGCCTGGCCGCTGGTATACAGCATGGCCAAGATCGTCGGCATCGTCGCACCGCTGATGCTTGGGTTGGCTTATCTGACCTACGCCGAGCGCAAGATCATTGGCTACATGCAGGTGCGCATCGGTCCCAATCGCGTCGGCCCCAAAGGTTGGCTGCAACCGATCGCGGATGGGCTGAAGCTGCTGATGAAGGAAATCGTGATTCCCGCCGGCGCCAACAAGAGAATATTCCTGCTCGCTCCGGTACTGGCCATCGGTCCGGCCCTAGCGGCTTGGGCGGCGGTGCCATTCTCACCGGAAATGGTGCTGGCGAATATCGATGCAAGCGTGCTCTACATCATGGCGATCACTTCGATGGGCGTGTACGGCATCGTGCTGGCGGGATGGGCATCCAATTCCAAGTATGCATTCCTTGGCGGGATGCGTGCCGCGGCGCAAATTGTTTCCTACGAAATCGCCATGGGCTTTGCACTGGTCGGCGTACTGATGGCGGCACAGAGTCTGAATCTGGGGGAGATCGTCAAGGCTCAGCAGGGCGGGGTATTGAATTGGTACTGGCTGCCGCTGTTTCCCCTGTTCATCGTTTACCTGATTTCCGGCCTGGCCGAGCTTAACCGCGCGCCGTTCGACGTGGTCGAGGGTGAATCCGAAATTATCGGTTTCCACGTCGAGTATTCCGGCATGGCCTTCGCCATCTTCTTCCTGGCTGAATATGCCAACATGATCCTGGTCGCGACTCTGACCTCGCTGATGTTCCTCGGCGGCTGGAATCCGTTGTTCGATTTTGCGCCATTTAACTGGATTCCGGGCTTCTTCTGGTTGCTGGCCAAGGTGTTGTTTGTGCTGTTCCTGTTCCTCTGGTTCCGCGCCACCTTTCCACGCTACCGTTACGACCAGATCATGCGTCTGGGCTGGAAGGTGTTTATCCCGGTGACCCTGGTGTGGATCGTGGTGGTTGGCGCCGCTATGCAGACCCCTTTCGGCTACCTGTTCCATTGA
- the nuoF gene encoding NADH-quinone oxidoreductase subunit NuoF → MSDKVIFHSIHLPESWKLANYLAVGGYDALKKVLAEKMTPDAIIEQVKLSALRGRGGAGFPTGLKWSFMPKNYPGDKYLVCNSDEGEPGTFKDRDILRLNPHELIEGMIIGGYTLGAKAGYNYIHGEIWAEYERFEEALDEARAAGLLGKNILGSGFDFDIHAHQGYGAYICGEETALLESIEGKKGQPRFKPPFPASFGLYGKPTTINNTETLASIPYIIKHGGQKFLELGKPNNGGTKIFSVSGHVNNPGNFEIGMGTPFSELLEMAGGVKDGRKLKAVIPGGSSVPVLPGEIMMDLTMDYDSIAKAGSYLGAGSVIVMDDTVCMVRALERLSYFYFEESCGQCTPCREGTGWLYRVIHRIEHGQGRLEDLDLLDSVAGNIMGRTICALGDAAAMPVQGMLKHFRNEFEYHIQHKKCMV, encoded by the coding sequence ATGAGCGATAAAGTGATATTTCACTCCATCCACCTGCCAGAATCCTGGAAGCTGGCGAATTATCTTGCTGTCGGCGGCTATGATGCGCTGAAGAAGGTGCTGGCTGAAAAAATGACGCCCGATGCGATCATCGAGCAGGTCAAGCTTTCGGCGCTGCGCGGTCGCGGCGGCGCAGGATTTCCTACCGGCCTGAAGTGGAGCTTCATGCCGAAGAACTACCCCGGCGACAAGTATCTCGTCTGCAACAGCGACGAGGGCGAGCCGGGCACTTTCAAGGATAGAGACATCCTGCGCCTCAACCCGCACGAGCTGATCGAGGGCATGATCATCGGCGGATACACGCTGGGTGCAAAGGCTGGCTACAATTATATTCACGGCGAAATCTGGGCGGAGTACGAGCGCTTTGAAGAGGCTCTTGACGAGGCGCGTGCTGCCGGACTGCTCGGCAAGAACATTCTTGGTAGCGGCTTCGATTTCGATATCCATGCCCACCAGGGCTATGGTGCCTATATCTGCGGTGAGGAAACCGCGCTGCTCGAATCGATCGAGGGCAAGAAAGGCCAGCCGCGCTTCAAGCCGCCGTTCCCGGCGAGTTTCGGCCTGTACGGCAAGCCGACCACGATCAACAACACCGAGACGCTGGCCTCGATTCCCTACATCATCAAGCATGGCGGCCAGAAATTCCTCGAACTCGGCAAGCCGAACAACGGCGGTACCAAGATTTTTTCCGTTTCCGGTCATGTTAACAACCCCGGTAACTTCGAGATTGGCATGGGAACGCCATTCAGCGAACTGCTCGAAATGGCGGGCGGGGTAAAGGATGGCCGCAAGCTGAAAGCGGTGATTCCGGGCGGTTCCTCGGTGCCGGTGCTGCCGGGCGAAATCATGATGGACCTGACCATGGACTATGACTCCATCGCCAAGGCCGGTTCCTATCTCGGCGCGGGTTCGGTGATCGTGATGGACGACACGGTGTGCATGGTGCGCGCACTGGAGCGGCTGTCTTACTTCTATTTTGAGGAATCCTGCGGCCAGTGTACGCCTTGCCGCGAGGGTACCGGCTGGCTGTACCGTGTTATCCACCGCATCGAGCACGGCCAGGGGCGGCTGGAAGATCTCGACCTGCTCGACTCGGTCGCCGGCAACATTATGGGCCGTACTATCTGCGCTCTGGGCGATGCCGCAGCAATGCCGGTGCAAGGCATGCTTAAGCATTTCCGCAACGAATTCGAGTACCACATCCAGCACAAGAAGTGCATGGTATGA
- a CDS encoding NADH-quinone oxidoreductase subunit J: MTFETLVFYFLASILLFAGLRVVTARHPVHAALFLVLSFFTAAGLWLLLEAEFLAITLVLVYIGAVMVLFLFVVMMLNLNIEKMRQGFWDNLPLAAFIGIMMAIEMTLVLTVVGRSVVTNPESHAAGYSNTKELGRLLYTDYVYPFELAAVILLVAIVAAIAITLRRRPGTKHQDPAWQVSVKREDRVRLISMPAEKKGE; encoded by the coding sequence ATGACGTTCGAAACATTGGTTTTTTACTTCCTCGCAAGCATCCTGCTTTTCGCAGGGTTGCGTGTCGTGACCGCGCGCCATCCGGTGCATGCGGCTCTGTTCCTGGTGCTGTCGTTCTTTACCGCGGCCGGACTGTGGCTGTTGCTGGAAGCCGAGTTCCTGGCGATCACCCTGGTGCTGGTCTATATCGGCGCGGTGATGGTGCTGTTCCTGTTCGTGGTGATGATGCTCAACCTGAACATCGAGAAAATGCGTCAGGGCTTCTGGGACAACCTGCCGCTGGCCGCTTTCATCGGTATTATGATGGCGATCGAAATGACGCTGGTGCTGACAGTAGTCGGCCGTAGCGTCGTCACCAATCCGGAGTCGCATGCCGCAGGCTACAGCAACACCAAGGAACTGGGTCGCCTGCTCTATACCGACTACGTCTACCCGTTTGAACTCGCTGCGGTGATCCTGCTGGTGGCGATCGTTGCCGCAATCGCAATCACGTTGCGTCGACGCCCCGGCACCAAGCATCAGGATCCAGCATGGCAGGTAAGCGTCAAGCGCGAAGATCGAGTGCGCCTGATCTCGATGCCGGCAGAGAAGAAAGGGGAATAA
- a CDS encoding NADH-quinone oxidoreductase subunit D: MADIRNYTLNFGPQHPAAHGVLRMVLELDGEVVKRADPHIGLLHRATEKLAEHKTFLQAMPYMDRLDYVSMMCNEHAYVLATEKLLGIEVPIRAQYIRVMFDEITRILNHLLWLGAHGLDIGAMTIFLYTFREREDLMDVYEAASGARLHAAYYRPGGVYRDLPDSMPLYETAKMKVHNAKQVEVMNANRHGSMLDFIEDFTNRFPGCVDEYETLLTDNRIWKQRTVGIGVITPERALALGLTGPMLRGSGLAWDLRKKQPYEVYDKVDFDIPVGVNGDCYDRYLVRMEEMRQSNRIIKQCVDWLRVNPGPVITDNHKVAPPSREGMKQNMEELIHHFKLFTEGMHVPEGECYAAVEHPKGEFGIYMVSDGANKPYRLKIRAPGFSHMSAMDEMARGHMIADVVALMGTFDIVFGEIDR, encoded by the coding sequence ATGGCTGACATCCGAAACTATACGCTGAATTTTGGCCCCCAACACCCGGCTGCGCACGGCGTGCTGCGCATGGTGCTGGAGCTGGATGGCGAGGTGGTGAAGCGCGCCGATCCACATATTGGTTTGCTGCATCGCGCCACCGAGAAACTCGCCGAACACAAGACTTTCCTCCAGGCGATGCCCTACATGGATCGCCTCGACTATGTGTCGATGATGTGCAACGAACATGCCTACGTGCTGGCGACCGAAAAACTGCTCGGCATCGAAGTGCCGATCCGCGCCCAATACATCCGCGTCATGTTCGACGAGATCACCCGCATTCTCAACCACCTGCTGTGGCTGGGTGCGCATGGTCTCGACATTGGCGCGATGACGATATTCCTCTACACCTTCCGCGAACGCGAAGACCTGATGGACGTCTACGAGGCAGCCTCCGGCGCGCGCCTGCACGCTGCCTACTACCGCCCGGGTGGTGTGTACCGCGACCTGCCTGACAGCATGCCGCTGTATGAAACGGCGAAGATGAAGGTCCACAACGCGAAGCAGGTGGAGGTCATGAATGCCAACCGCCACGGCTCAATGCTGGATTTTATCGAAGATTTCACCAATCGTTTCCCCGGTTGCGTCGACGAGTACGAAACCCTGCTCACCGACAATCGCATCTGGAAGCAGCGTACCGTCGGTATCGGCGTGATTACGCCTGAGCGCGCATTGGCGCTGGGACTGACTGGCCCGATGCTGCGCGGATCAGGATTGGCGTGGGACTTGCGCAAGAAGCAGCCCTACGAAGTTTATGACAAAGTGGATTTCGATATTCCGGTCGGCGTCAACGGCGACTGCTACGACCGCTACTTGGTGCGCATGGAAGAAATGCGTCAGTCCAACCGCATCATCAAGCAGTGTGTGGACTGGCTGCGTGTCAATCCCGGCCCGGTGATCACCGACAACCACAAGGTGGCGCCACCCTCGCGGGAAGGTATGAAGCAGAATATGGAAGAGCTGATCCACCACTTCAAGCTGTTCACCGAAGGCATGCATGTGCCTGAAGGCGAGTGCTATGCGGCAGTGGAACATCCCAAGGGCGAGTTCGGTATCTATATGGTTTCCGACGGCGCCAACAAGCCATATCGACTCAAGATCCGCGCTCCGGGCTTCTCGCACATGTCGGCGATGGACGAAATGGCGCGCGGCCATATGATTGCCGACGTGGTGGCGCTGATGGGCACGTTTGATATCGTATTCGGGGAGATAGACCGCTAA
- the nuoG gene encoding NADH-quinone oxidoreductase subunit NuoG, translated as MLNIEIDGKQLTVEPGSTIMDVADAAGIYIPRFCYHKKLSIAANCRMCLVQVEKAPKPLPACATPVTEGMKVMTRSETAINAQKAVMEFLLINHPLDCPICDQGGECELQDLAVGYGASASRYAEEKRVVFNKNIGPLITTDMTRCINCTRCVRFGQEIGGMMEMGQIGRGEHAEITTFIERSINSELSGNIIDLCPVGALTSKPFRYSARAWELTTRPSVSPHDGLGANLSVQTKNNRVFRVLPRDNEEINECWLSDKERFAYEGLNAEDRLQRPMIKRNGEWHECDWPEALEFVAAGLKRIRDEQGEDQIAALASPHATLEELYLLQKLLRGIGSGSVDYRLHQSDFSADAAMQGTPWLGMSIAELDQLNSALVVGSTLRADHPLLAHRLRQAVKRGAELNLINPVDDDLLCRVANKAIVAPDAMVSTLDQVRRALAGESVDATAQAIAASLKQGERKAVLLGNLAQHHPRYAELHALAQQVAELAGAKFGFLGEAANSVGAHLAGAVPSEGGMNAAQMLDDPRRAYILLGVEAELDTYNPTKTLAALQAAQLVVALSSYKNKALDYAHVLLPVAPFTETSGTFVNTEGRAQSFNAVVKPLGETRPGWKVLRVLGNLMEVAGFDYDSSEQVRAEVLNGDITPKLNNSLHAFVARPAGAKGVLQRIGEVPAYHADAIVRRAPALQKTAAAALQGAWMNAETLASVGVAEGAEVSVSQGAGSIVLTAMRDDQLPVGCVRVAAGCPATAMLGGMLDEIVLGRVG; from the coding sequence ATGCTAAATATCGAAATAGACGGCAAGCAGCTAACAGTCGAACCGGGCAGCACCATCATGGATGTGGCCGATGCGGCGGGTATCTATATTCCGCGCTTCTGCTACCACAAGAAACTTTCCATCGCCGCCAACTGCCGGATGTGTCTGGTTCAAGTCGAGAAGGCGCCGAAGCCATTGCCTGCCTGCGCTACCCCGGTGACCGAGGGCATGAAGGTGATGACGCGCTCTGAAACTGCGATCAATGCGCAGAAGGCGGTGATGGAGTTCCTTCTGATTAACCATCCACTCGATTGCCCGATCTGCGACCAGGGCGGCGAGTGCGAATTGCAGGATCTGGCGGTGGGTTACGGTGCGAGCGCCTCGCGCTACGCCGAAGAAAAGCGCGTAGTGTTCAACAAGAACATCGGACCGCTGATCACTACCGACATGACGCGCTGCATCAACTGCACCCGTTGCGTACGCTTCGGCCAGGAAATCGGTGGGATGATGGAAATGGGCCAGATTGGCCGCGGCGAACACGCCGAAATTACCACCTTCATCGAGCGTTCGATCAATTCTGAACTGTCCGGCAATATCATCGACCTGTGCCCGGTCGGCGCGCTGACCAGCAAGCCGTTTAGATATAGTGCGCGGGCCTGGGAGTTGACCACGCGCCCCTCCGTCAGCCCCCACGATGGTCTGGGCGCCAATCTCAGCGTGCAGACCAAGAACAATCGCGTTTTCCGCGTGCTGCCACGCGACAATGAAGAGATCAACGAGTGCTGGTTGTCGGACAAAGAGCGCTTCGCTTACGAGGGCCTGAACGCCGAGGACCGGTTGCAGCGCCCGATGATCAAGCGCAATGGCGAGTGGCACGAATGCGACTGGCCTGAGGCGCTGGAATTCGTTGCCGCCGGCCTCAAGCGCATCCGCGATGAACAGGGCGAGGATCAGATCGCCGCGCTGGCATCGCCGCATGCCACCCTGGAAGAACTTTATCTGCTGCAGAAACTGCTGCGTGGCATTGGCAGCGGCAGCGTCGATTACCGCTTGCACCAGTCTGATTTTAGCGCCGATGCGGCAATGCAGGGCACACCCTGGCTGGGCATGAGCATTGCCGAGCTGGACCAGCTGAACAGCGCGCTGGTCGTTGGCAGTACCCTGCGCGCCGACCATCCGTTGCTGGCACATCGCCTGCGCCAGGCCGTCAAGCGCGGCGCCGAGCTGAATCTGATCAATCCGGTGGATGATGACCTGCTGTGCCGTGTCGCCAACAAGGCGATCGTCGCCCCTGATGCGATGGTATCCACGCTGGATCAGGTGCGTCGCGCACTGGCTGGCGAATCCGTTGATGCCACGGCTCAGGCAATTGCCGCCAGCCTCAAACAGGGCGAGCGCAAGGCGGTTTTGCTCGGCAATCTGGCGCAGCATCACCCGCGCTACGCCGAACTGCATGCCTTGGCGCAGCAGGTTGCCGAGCTGGCCGGCGCCAAATTCGGCTTCCTCGGCGAGGCGGCGAACAGTGTCGGTGCGCATCTGGCCGGTGCTGTACCCAGCGAGGGCGGCATGAACGCCGCGCAGATGCTCGACGATCCGCGCCGCGCTTACATTTTACTGGGTGTCGAAGCGGAGCTGGATACCTACAATCCGACCAAGACACTGGCTGCGCTGCAGGCAGCACAACTGGTTGTCGCCTTGAGCTCTTACAAGAACAAGGCGCTGGATTATGCACACGTGCTGTTGCCGGTGGCGCCGTTCACCGAAACCTCCGGTACCTTCGTCAACACCGAAGGCCGGGCGCAGAGTTTCAACGCCGTGGTCAAGCCGCTGGGTGAAACCCGTCCGGGATGGAAGGTGCTGCGCGTGTTGGGTAACCTGATGGAAGTGGCGGGATTTGATTACGACAGCTCCGAGCAGGTGCGCGCCGAAGTGCTGAATGGCGATATCACGCCAAAGTTGAACAATTCGCTGCATGCATTTGTTGCCAGGCCGGCGGGTGCGAAGGGTGTTTTGCAGCGCATCGGCGAAGTGCCGGCCTACCACGCCGACGCCATTGTGCGCCGTGCCCCCGCGTTGCAGAAAACTGCTGCAGCAGCGTTGCAGGGAGCCTGGATGAATGCAGAAACGCTAGCCAGCGTGGGCGTTGCCGAGGGTGCGGAGGTGAGCGTCAGTCAGGGAGCAGGCAGCATTGTTCTCACGGCGATGCGTGATGACCAGTTGCCAGTCGGCTGTGTGCGCGTGGCTGCCGGATGTCCGGCCACTGCCATGCTTGGCGGCATGCTGGACGAGATCGTGCTAGGGCGGGTGGGGTAG
- the nuoK gene encoding NADH-quinone oxidoreductase subunit NuoK, which produces MLTLTHFMILGALLFAISVVGIFLNRKNLIVLLMAIELMLLAVNMNFVAFSHYLHDSAGQVFVFFILTVAAAESAIGLAILVALFRNLNTVNVAELDHLKG; this is translated from the coding sequence GTGCTGACATTGACCCATTTTATGATCCTCGGGGCGCTGCTATTTGCGATCAGCGTGGTAGGCATATTTCTCAACCGCAAGAACCTGATCGTCCTGCTGATGGCTATCGAACTGATGCTGCTGGCGGTGAATATGAACTTCGTTGCTTTTTCTCATTATTTGCACGACTCCGCCGGACAGGTTTTCGTGTTCTTCATACTCACCGTTGCTGCGGCCGAATCGGCCATCGGCTTGGCGATACTGGTAGCGCTGTTCCGCAACCTGAACACCGTTAATGTGGCCGAGCTGGATCATTTAAAAGGATAA
- the nuoI gene encoding NADH-quinone oxidoreductase subunit NuoI, with the protein MNKIKSFLSTFLLIELLKGMAVTGRHMFSRKITVQFPEERTPMSPRFRGLHAQRRYPNGEERCIACKLCEAVCPALAITIESEQRDDGTRRTTRYDIDLTKCIFCGFCEEACPVDAIVETRIFDYHGEKRGDLYYTKDMLLAVGDKYEAQIAQDRAADAKYR; encoded by the coding sequence GTGAACAAGATCAAAAGCTTTCTTTCGACTTTCCTGCTCATCGAACTGCTCAAGGGCATGGCGGTGACCGGGCGTCACATGTTCTCGCGCAAGATCACGGTGCAGTTCCCCGAGGAGCGCACGCCGATGTCGCCGCGTTTTCGTGGCCTGCATGCTCAGCGCCGCTATCCCAATGGTGAGGAACGCTGCATCGCCTGCAAACTGTGCGAGGCGGTTTGCCCGGCGCTGGCGATCACCATCGAATCGGAGCAGCGTGATGACGGTACCCGGCGCACTACGCGCTATGACATCGATCTGACCAAGTGCATTTTTTGCGGTTTCTGTGAAGAAGCCTGCCCAGTGGATGCGATCGTCGAGACCCGGATATTCGATTACCACGGCGAAAAGCGCGGCGATCTTTACTACACCAAGGACATGCTGCTGGCCGTAGGCGACAAATACGAAGCACAAATCGCCCAGGACAGGGCGGCAGATGCTAAATACCGGTGA
- the nuoE gene encoding NADH-quinone oxidoreductase subunit NuoE has product MLSPESLKKIDREIAKYPAGHKQSAVMAALRIAQDEKGWLAPETIEFVAVYLGMPPIAAQEVATFYNMYNLQPVGKYKITVCTNLPCTLMGAESAVEHLQRKLGIGFGETTPDGKFTLKEGECMGVCGDGPVATVNNVRMCARLTPEEADRILAGLE; this is encoded by the coding sequence ATGTTATCGCCTGAATCGCTCAAGAAAATAGATCGCGAGATCGCCAAATATCCTGCCGGGCACAAACAGTCGGCAGTGATGGCGGCGTTGCGCATCGCTCAGGACGAGAAGGGCTGGCTCGCGCCGGAAACTATCGAATTCGTCGCCGTCTATCTGGGCATGCCGCCGATTGCGGCGCAGGAAGTGGCGACTTTCTACAACATGTACAATCTGCAACCGGTTGGCAAGTACAAGATCACGGTCTGCACCAATCTGCCGTGCACCCTGATGGGCGCAGAATCGGCGGTCGAGCATCTGCAAAGGAAACTTGGTATCGGCTTCGGCGAAACCACGCCGGACGGCAAGTTCACCCTCAAGGAGGGCGAGTGCATGGGTGTCTGCGGCGATGGACCGGTGGCCACTGTCAACAATGTGCGGATGTGCGCCAGGCTCACGCCTGAAGAGGCCGACCGCATTCTGGCGGGGCTGGAGTAG
- the nuoL gene encoding NADH-quinone oxidoreductase subunit L, with product MTEMQKLYLLVPLAPLAGAVIAGLFGWLIGRAASHWVTILSVAISFVASVVIFQDVLAGHTFNGSVYTWLTTGDTRFEVGFLIDRLTTVMMLVVTFVSLMVHIYTIGYMHDDPGYQRFFSYISLFTFSMLMLVMANNFVQLFFGWEAVGLVSYLLIGFWYTRPTAIYANLKAFLVNRVGDFGFLLGIGLVLAHFGTLQYDAVFARAPEMMNATIELIPGSPWMLMTVICILLFIGAMGKSAQFPLHVWLPDSMEGPTPISALIHAATMVTAGIFMVARMSPLFELSDTALSVVMVVGAITALFMGFLGVIQNDIKRVVAYSTLSQLGYMTVALGASAYSVAIFHLMTHAFFKALLFLAAGSVIMGMHHDQDIRNMGGLRKYMPITWITALIGSLALIGTPFLSGFYSKDSIIEAVGLSHLPGSGFAYFAVVAGVFVTAFYSFRMYFLVFHGKERFQSHAAHGDHGHGGKPHESPWVVTLPLIMLAIPSAVIGFITIQPMLFGDYFQDSIFISGNHPAMEELMHEFHGAFGMAIHALTSLPFWLALSGAGTAWFFYMKRPDIPEAIKQRFSLIYTVLEHKYGFDEFNDWFFAGGARLIGRSLWKGGDVAVIDGFFVNGTARMIGWFSTLTRRLQSGYIYHYTFAMIIGVFVLMTLFVKG from the coding sequence ATGACTGAAATGCAAAAACTCTATCTGCTAGTACCGCTGGCGCCGCTGGCCGGGGCTGTGATCGCCGGTCTGTTTGGCTGGCTGATCGGGCGTGCGGCTTCGCATTGGGTGACCATCCTCAGTGTGGCGATCTCTTTTGTCGCTTCGGTCGTGATCTTCCAGGACGTGCTTGCCGGCCACACCTTCAATGGCAGCGTCTACACCTGGCTTACTACGGGCGATACCCGTTTCGAGGTGGGCTTTCTGATTGATCGCCTCACGACCGTGATGATGCTGGTGGTGACTTTCGTTTCTTTGATGGTGCACATCTACACCATTGGCTACATGCATGACGATCCCGGCTATCAGCGCTTCTTCAGTTACATTTCGCTGTTCACCTTCTCGATGCTGATGCTGGTGATGGCTAACAATTTCGTCCAGCTGTTCTTCGGCTGGGAGGCGGTGGGTCTGGTGTCCTACCTGCTGATCGGATTCTGGTATACCCGCCCGACAGCGATCTATGCCAACCTGAAAGCATTCCTGGTCAACCGTGTCGGCGACTTCGGCTTCCTGCTCGGCATTGGTCTGGTACTGGCGCATTTTGGTACGCTGCAATATGACGCGGTGTTCGCTCGTGCGCCAGAAATGATGAATGCCACCATAGAACTGATCCCCGGCAGCCCCTGGATGCTGATGACGGTGATTTGCATCCTGCTGTTCATCGGTGCAATGGGCAAGTCGGCCCAGTTCCCGCTGCATGTCTGGCTGCCTGACTCGATGGAAGGCCCGACTCCGATCTCGGCCTTGATCCATGCAGCAACCATGGTGACTGCCGGCATCTTCATGGTGGCGCGGATGTCGCCGCTGTTCGAACTGTCCGACACCGCTTTGTCGGTGGTCATGGTCGTCGGTGCGATCACCGCCCTGTTCATGGGCTTCCTCGGCGTGATCCAGAATGATATCAAGCGTGTGGTGGCATATTCCACCCTGTCCCAGCTTGGCTACATGACGGTGGCGCTGGGCGCTTCCGCCTATTCGGTGGCGATCTTCCACCTGATGACCCATGCCTTCTTCAAGGCGCTGCTGTTCCTTGCTGCCGGTTCGGTAATCATGGGCATGCACCATGACCAGGATATCCGCAACATGGGCGGCCTGCGCAAGTACATGCCGATCACCTGGATTACTGCGCTGATCGGCTCTCTGGCGCTGATCGGCACGCCGTTCCTATCCGGCTTCTATTCCAAGGACAGTATTATCGAGGCGGTAGGGCTGTCGCATCTGCCGGGTTCCGGCTTTGCTTATTTCGCCGTAGTGGCGGGGGTGTTCGTCACCGCCTTCTATTCCTTCCGCATGTATTTCCTGGTGTTCCACGGCAAGGAGCGTTTTCAATCCCACGCTGCCCACGGCGATCACGGACACGGCGGCAAGCCGCACGAGTCTCCCTGGGTGGTGACCTTGCCGTTGATCATGCTGGCGATCCCTTCGGCGGTGATCGGCTTCATCACCATCCAGCCGATGCTGTTCGGGGATTATTTCCAGGACTCGATTTTTATCTCTGGTAACCATCCGGCAATGGAAGAGTTGATGCATGAATTCCATGGTGCATTTGGCATGGCCATACATGCGCTGACTTCCTTGCCGTTCTGGCTGGCACTCAGCGGTGCGGGAACGGCATGGTTCTTCTATATGAAGAGGCCGGATATCCCCGAGGCGATCAAACAGCGCTTCAGCCTGATTTACACAGTGCTGGAACACAAATACGGTTTCGACGAGTTCAATGACTGGTTCTTCGCCGGCGGCGCGAGACTGATCGGACGCAGCCTGTGGAAAGGCGGCGATGTCGCAGTGATCGACGGATTCTTCGTCAACGGCACGGCGCGTATGATCGGCTGGTTTTCCACCCTCACCCGTCGACTCCAGTCGGGCTACATTTACCACTACACATTCGCCATGATCATCGGCGTGTTCGTGTTGATGACGCTGTTTGTGAAGGGATAA